From Terriglobales bacterium, the proteins below share one genomic window:
- a CDS encoding sigma-54 dependent transcriptional regulator: MGNVLVVDDERSICELLEIALRKDGHKVETVNSGDNAKKKVDSALFDVIVTDIKMPHTNGIEVLRYSHTVSPDTAVVLITAVDDLESAVQAVKAGGAFDYIRKGPGLVDDVKFAISKAVEKLSLRRQNLAFKRDAASRNSLDNIVGVSPTIEKLKATIRTIAPTSSTVLIHGESGTGKELVARAVHACSTRTGMPFLPANCGAFTETLLESELFGYLKGSFTGANQNRRGLFEEADGGTVFLDEISEMSLAMQVKLLRVLQENAVRPLGSAAETSVDVRVIAATNRDLERATAEGNFREDLYYRLSVIPIHVPALRERREDIPMLANHFLKKYAPAAGKSILRISEDSLRALAGYDWPGNVRQLENAIERAVALCSGNELQVELPVERTLVRAAAASSGGAPSAVSIPADGMDMERYVADLERALIQSALRQCNGVQTRAAEMLKLSYRSFRHLLKKYDL, encoded by the coding sequence TTGGGTAACGTCCTGGTAGTTGATGATGAGCGCTCCATTTGCGAATTGCTGGAAATTGCACTGCGCAAGGACGGGCACAAGGTTGAAACCGTCAACTCCGGTGACAACGCCAAGAAAAAGGTCGATTCCGCTCTCTTCGACGTGATCGTGACCGACATCAAGATGCCGCATACCAATGGCATCGAGGTGCTCCGCTATTCCCATACCGTATCTCCCGATACCGCGGTCGTGCTCATTACCGCCGTCGATGACCTGGAATCCGCGGTGCAGGCGGTAAAGGCGGGGGGAGCTTTCGATTACATCCGCAAGGGTCCCGGCCTGGTTGACGACGTCAAGTTCGCCATCAGCAAGGCGGTCGAAAAACTTTCGCTGCGGCGTCAGAATCTGGCCTTCAAGCGTGATGCTGCCAGCCGCAATTCGCTCGACAACATCGTCGGCGTCAGCCCGACCATTGAAAAGCTGAAGGCGACGATTCGAACCATTGCACCCACCTCCAGCACCGTGCTCATCCATGGCGAGAGCGGCACCGGCAAAGAACTGGTGGCGCGTGCCGTCCATGCCTGCTCTACACGCACCGGGATGCCATTCCTGCCCGCCAACTGCGGCGCGTTCACCGAAACGCTGCTCGAAAGCGAATTGTTTGGATACTTGAAGGGCTCTTTCACCGGCGCCAACCAGAACCGGCGCGGGCTATTCGAGGAGGCCGATGGCGGGACCGTCTTCCTGGACGAGATCAGCGAGATGAGCCTGGCCATGCAGGTGAAGCTGCTGCGCGTGCTCCAGGAAAACGCCGTGCGGCCGCTCGGGTCGGCGGCTGAAACCTCGGTCGACGTCCGCGTGATTGCCGCCACCAACCGTGATCTGGAACGCGCCACCGCGGAAGGCAATTTCCGCGAGGACCTCTACTACCGCCTGAGCGTGATTCCCATCCATGTCCCGGCGTTGCGCGAACGTCGCGAAGACATTCCCATGCTGGCGAACCACTTCTTGAAGAAATATGCGCCGGCGGCGGGAAAGAGCATCCTGCGCATCTCCGAAGATTCCTTGCGCGCGCTCGCCGGATACGACTGGCCAGGCAACGTGCGCCAACTGGAAAACGCCATCGAGCGCGCGGTCGCTCTGTGCTCGGGCAATGAATTGCAAGTCGAGCTGCCGGTGGAACGTACGCTGGTGCGGGCCGCGGCCGCCAGCTCCGGTGGCGCGCCCTCCGCGGTTTCCATCCCCGCCGATGGAATGGATATGGAACGCTACGTCGCCGACCTGGAACGCGCGCTCATCCAATCCGCGCTGCGCCAATGCAACGGAGTCCAGACCCGGGCCGCGGAAATGTTAAAGCTTTCCTACAGGTCTTTCCGCCATCTGCTAAAAAAATATGATCTCTAG
- a CDS encoding ATP-binding protein, producing the protein MGEQFNERGWLIWLGKVRIIVITFVFGIELAVAVLTPTNLPKRLFIIAILLWYTIAAFYLLLLSRWRDAQFQARVQVLTDLCIAAGIVYLTGGIDSSFNFLFPLIIIVAAMLFSRVWTFLTASLSFIIFGGILELSYFEVFHSYSVNRPDLRSLQASIIINLFAYAAIAYLASLLSMKLRQADVRLLEQSGALENLQVLHENIVNSISGGLITTGVDGRVRLINAAGQRLLGRRESDVIERGVESLFLDPLPEPGMTAIRCEVRTALPAGGTRTFGMSRSVLETPERETKGYVYTFDDLTELRRLEREVRLRDRMAAVGRMAAAIAHEIRNPLSSIAGSVKVLADVAVLNEEERTLVDIVTRESERLNNIVSDFLTYSRENKYQFATLDLLPLLEDTLTLLQNREQPGTGAVRIVRRFEVSQAMAQIDGDRIKQVFWNICDNAVRAMPEGGILTVTVRADQPYWMISFNDTGHGMRGPEMEKIFEPFQSGFDGGTGLGLAIVYQVVQAHEGKVSVNSKLGQGTTFIVHLRQAAVKTESAELQPAAATRGALG; encoded by the coding sequence ATGGGTGAGCAGTTCAACGAGCGAGGCTGGCTGATTTGGCTGGGCAAGGTGAGGATCATTGTCATCACCTTTGTCTTCGGCATCGAGCTGGCGGTCGCCGTTCTTACTCCCACCAACCTTCCCAAGCGGCTGTTCATCATCGCCATTCTCCTGTGGTACACGATTGCAGCCTTTTACCTGCTCCTTTTGTCCCGTTGGCGCGACGCTCAGTTCCAGGCCCGGGTGCAGGTTCTCACCGACCTTTGTATCGCCGCCGGCATTGTGTACTTGACCGGCGGCATCGACAGCTCCTTCAACTTCCTTTTTCCGCTCATCATCATCGTTGCGGCCATGCTGTTCTCGCGTGTCTGGACATTCCTGACCGCCTCGCTGTCGTTCATCATCTTCGGCGGAATCCTGGAACTGTCCTACTTCGAGGTGTTTCATTCGTATTCCGTGAATCGGCCCGATCTTCGCAGCTTGCAGGCCAGCATCATCATCAACCTGTTCGCCTACGCGGCCATCGCGTATCTGGCCAGCCTCCTGTCCATGAAGCTGCGCCAGGCCGATGTCAGGTTGCTGGAGCAGAGCGGCGCGTTGGAAAACCTCCAGGTCCTGCACGAGAATATTGTCAATTCCATCAGCGGCGGACTGATTACCACCGGAGTCGATGGCCGGGTGCGCCTCATCAACGCCGCCGGGCAACGGCTGCTCGGCCGGCGTGAAAGCGACGTCATCGAGCGCGGCGTGGAATCGTTGTTCCTCGATCCCTTGCCCGAGCCCGGCATGACCGCCATTCGCTGCGAAGTGCGTACCGCGCTTCCCGCGGGGGGAACCAGGACATTCGGCATGAGCCGCTCCGTGCTGGAAACGCCGGAGCGCGAGACCAAGGGGTACGTCTACACTTTCGACGACCTTACTGAACTTCGCCGCCTCGAGCGCGAGGTGCGCTTGCGTGACCGCATGGCTGCGGTGGGCCGCATGGCCGCCGCCATCGCTCACGAAATCCGCAACCCGCTTTCTTCGATTGCCGGCTCGGTCAAGGTGCTTGCCGACGTGGCGGTGCTGAACGAGGAGGAGCGCACCCTGGTTGACATCGTGACCCGCGAGTCGGAGCGTCTCAACAACATCGTTTCCGATTTCCTCACCTACTCGCGCGAAAACAAGTACCAGTTCGCCACCCTCGACCTGCTTCCCCTGCTCGAAGACACGCTCACGCTGTTGCAGAACCGCGAGCAGCCGGGTACGGGAGCCGTGCGGATCGTCCGCCGCTTCGAAGTCTCGCAGGCGATGGCGCAAATTGACGGCGACCGCATCAAGCAGGTGTTCTGGAACATCTGCGATAACGCCGTGCGCGCCATGCCCGAGGGCGGGATACTGACGGTCACGGTCCGCGCCGACCAGCCGTATTGGATGATCAGCTTCAACGACACCGGCCACGGGATGCGCGGCCCCGAGATGGAGAAGATTTTCGAGCCCTTCCAGTCCGGCTTCGACGGCGGAACCGGGCTCGGGCTGGCGATCGTGTACCAGGTGGTTCAGGCCCACGAGGGCAAGGTTTCGGTGAACTCCAAGCTCGGGCAAGGAACCACGTTTATCGTCCACTTGCGGCAGGCTGCCGTGAAAACTGAGTCCGCGGAATTACAGCCAGCGGCGGCAACGAGGGGGGCCCTTGGGTAA
- a CDS encoding type II secretion system F family protein has translation MPVFTFSGKNAAGEKVAGERVAENKQVLKAALSRERITETMIKEKGKEFVMPTFGSGKVATKDIAIFFRQFSVMIDAGLPLVQCLEILAANQENPVFQKALTGVRQTVEGGATLSNAMRGYPKIFDDLTTNMIEAGETGGILDTILQRLSSYVEKAVKLRAAVKSALIYPVSVISIAVLIVGALLKFVVPIFANLFAGLGVELPAPTRFVMSLSSLVSHFWWVFFVVIIALVVGVKQVRKHPRGRYVWDNMMLHTPVFGMVLRKIAVARFTRTLGTLITSGVPILEGLSITARTSGNAVMETALMKVRKAIEEGRTIVDPLKECGVFPNMVTQMIGVGEATGAMDAMLQKIADFYEDEVDAATKDMLTLLEPVMISFLGVAVGGIVISLYMPLFSMISKLSGG, from the coding sequence ATGCCAGTTTTCACATTTTCGGGAAAGAACGCAGCCGGCGAGAAAGTGGCCGGAGAGCGGGTTGCCGAGAACAAACAGGTCTTGAAGGCGGCCTTGAGCCGCGAGCGCATCACCGAAACCATGATCAAGGAGAAGGGCAAGGAGTTTGTCATGCCCACCTTTGGTTCCGGCAAGGTGGCGACCAAGGACATTGCCATCTTCTTTCGCCAGTTCTCGGTGATGATCGACGCCGGCTTGCCGCTGGTGCAGTGCTTGGAGATCCTGGCCGCCAACCAGGAAAATCCGGTCTTCCAGAAGGCGCTCACGGGGGTCCGGCAGACAGTGGAAGGCGGCGCCACCCTGTCGAACGCGATGCGCGGATACCCGAAGATTTTCGACGACCTCACCACCAACATGATCGAGGCGGGCGAAACCGGCGGTATCCTCGATACCATCCTGCAGCGCCTCTCCAGCTACGTGGAGAAGGCGGTGAAACTGCGGGCGGCGGTCAAGTCGGCGCTGATCTACCCCGTATCGGTCATTAGCATCGCCGTCCTCATCGTGGGTGCGCTGCTGAAGTTCGTCGTGCCTATTTTCGCCAACCTCTTTGCCGGCCTGGGTGTTGAACTCCCCGCGCCCACCCGCTTTGTCATGAGCCTGAGCTCCCTCGTCAGCCACTTCTGGTGGGTGTTCTTCGTCGTGATCATTGCGCTGGTGGTGGGGGTCAAGCAGGTCCGCAAGCATCCCCGCGGCCGCTACGTGTGGGACAACATGATGCTGCACACGCCGGTTTTCGGCATGGTGCTGCGCAAGATCGCGGTCGCCCGCTTCACCCGGACCCTGGGAACGCTGATTACCTCGGGCGTGCCCATCCTGGAAGGGCTCAGCATCACCGCGCGCACCTCCGGCAACGCGGTCATGGAAACCGCCCTCATGAAGGTGCGCAAGGCGATCGAGGAAGGCCGCACCATCGTCGATCCTTTGAAGGAGTGCGGCGTCTTTCCCAACATGGTGACGCAGATGATCGGCGTCGGCGAAGCGACCGGCGCCATGGATGCCATGCTGCAGAAGATCGCCGACTTCTATGAAGACGAAGTCGACGCCGCCACCAAGGACATGCTCACCCTGCTGGAGCCGGTGATGATCTCGTTCCTCGGTGTGGCTGTCGGCGGTATCGTGATCTCCCTGTACATGCCTTTGTTCTCCATGATCTCCAAACTGTCCGGAGGCTAG
- a CDS encoding type IV pilus twitching motility protein PilT — MAVTLSDLLKKLLELNGSDLHITTNTPPQIRVHGHLQPLDMPPLTPAETKALAYSVMTDAQKHRFEEDLELDFSFGMKGLARFRANIFNQRGASGAVFRVIPFEIKSFQQLNLPPVVSKLCDRPRGLILVTGPTGSGKSTTLAAMIDKINADRHDHIITIEDPIEFVHQHKNCLVNQREVHADTKSFSNALRAALREDPDVVLIGEMRDLETIESALRIAETGHLTFGTLHTNSAASTINRVIDVFPSHQQSQIRAQLSLVLEGIMCQSLLPKIGGQGRAMAMEILIPNAAVRNLIREDKIHQIYSAMQSGQDKFGMQTFNQSLATLYMTKQISLETAIQRSSMPDELQEMINRGAGLSKPASNAAAAQGRR, encoded by the coding sequence ATGGCAGTCACATTAAGCGATCTGTTGAAGAAGCTTTTGGAATTGAACGGCAGCGACCTGCACATCACCACCAACACGCCGCCGCAGATCCGCGTCCACGGCCACTTGCAGCCATTGGACATGCCGCCGCTCACCCCGGCCGAGACCAAGGCGCTGGCCTACAGCGTCATGACCGACGCGCAGAAGCACCGCTTTGAAGAAGACCTGGAGCTGGACTTCTCCTTCGGCATGAAAGGGCTGGCCCGCTTCCGCGCCAACATCTTCAACCAGCGCGGCGCTTCCGGGGCTGTCTTCCGCGTGATTCCGTTCGAGATCAAGAGCTTCCAGCAGCTCAACCTGCCGCCGGTCGTCTCCAAATTGTGCGACCGCCCGCGCGGCCTCATCCTGGTGACGGGACCGACGGGCTCGGGCAAATCTACCACCCTGGCGGCCATGATCGACAAGATCAACGCCGACCGTCACGATCACATCATCACCATCGAAGACCCGATCGAGTTCGTGCACCAGCACAAGAACTGCCTGGTGAACCAGCGCGAGGTCCACGCCGATACCAAGTCATTCTCCAACGCCTTGCGCGCGGCGCTTCGCGAGGATCCGGACGTCGTGCTGATCGGCGAAATGCGCGACTTGGAGACCATCGAATCCGCCTTGCGCATCGCGGAGACCGGTCACCTCACCTTCGGCACCTTGCACACCAATTCCGCCGCCTCCACCATCAACCGCGTGATCGACGTCTTCCCATCGCACCAGCAGTCGCAGATTCGCGCCCAGCTGTCCCTGGTGCTGGAAGGCATCATGTGCCAATCGTTGCTGCCCAAGATCGGCGGCCAGGGTCGCGCCATGGCGATGGAAATCCTGATCCCTAACGCTGCCGTGCGCAACCTGATTCGCGAAGACAAGATTCACCAGATTTATTCCGCCATGCAGTCAGGCCAGGACAAGTTCGGCATGCAGACGTTCAACCAGTCGCTGGCGACGCTCTACATGACCAAGCAGATCTCGCTGGAGACGGCAATACAGCGTTCCTCCATGCCGGATGAATTACAGGAAATGATTAATCGGGGCGCTGGACTCAGCAAGCCGGCAAGCAATGCGGCGGCAGCGCAGGGGAGAAGATAG